A section of the Clostridium sp. TW13 genome encodes:
- a CDS encoding methyl-accepting chemotaxis protein, protein MKKNLSLKNNLLIVILTLAIIPVVILGITSTAMFSRNTNEDFNSNGTSLINIAENMIEEEISAYENSLDTIISKSDFTNIQKLRQDMSLLKSNDTSILNIYYADQASGGMIQVLDDKLPDGYDPRVKSWYKESVASGGNFTIHSPYKDILTGKYAITIYKPVMKNNSAIGVICIDIDLSQLSNRLSSIRYGKTGELIITDKTGLVVSNSDRSKIGGQEPTKYATWKDISAGNSGTLKFNYGGTKYEGSFSTSDKTGWKVILKVNSSELRQNEVQEMIITIVLIIALTIVALLISIKFSKSIGISINKLKDGIEKAAMGEFNSDINIKSNIKEFIVLGQSFTKMKNNVSKLMLHVDESVIKVNDNAENSARTSEDISSVMGQVSKTITEISSGTMQSANSLEYISGDMHSLSNSMDNIKLGVENVNNMAKKTNDLGSKGLEVVHTVMNKSNATKNNTEEVRKVVDEVSESIVKIEGINQTISSITEQTNLLALNAAIEAARAGEAGRGFAVVSDQIRKLAEETAESAKQIDEIIKEINEKAKLAVSKVHSTTECVNLQEEAVVESQEIFTEIVSAVGTLSTKVYEIAEGVESINSMKDNVVNQVENLSSLLEETAAGTEEVTASVEEVAASTDEFMSNFGELRDTANILKEQVSQFKF, encoded by the coding sequence ATGAAAAAAAACTTAAGTTTAAAAAACAATTTATTGATAGTGATTCTAACTTTAGCTATAATTCCAGTTGTTATTTTAGGAATCACATCAACAGCTATGTTCAGTAGGAACACGAATGAAGATTTTAATAGTAATGGAACATCACTAATAAATATAGCGGAAAATATGATAGAAGAAGAAATCTCAGCTTATGAGAATTCATTAGACACAATAATATCAAAGAGTGATTTTACTAATATACAAAAGTTAAGACAAGATATGAGTTTATTAAAAAGTAATGATACTAGCATATTAAATATTTATTATGCAGATCAAGCGTCTGGAGGTATGATTCAAGTTCTTGATGATAAATTACCAGATGGATACGATCCTAGAGTAAAGTCATGGTATAAAGAATCTGTAGCAAGTGGAGGTAATTTCACTATACATAGTCCATATAAAGATATACTTACAGGAAAATATGCTATTACTATATATAAACCTGTTATGAAAAACAATAGTGCCATAGGAGTTATATGCATCGATATTGATTTAAGTCAATTATCTAATAGATTATCAAGTATAAGATATGGAAAAACCGGAGAGTTAATTATTACAGATAAAACTGGTTTGGTAGTGTCAAATAGTGATAGAAGTAAAATTGGAGGACAGGAACCTACAAAGTATGCTACTTGGAAGGATATATCAGCTGGTAATAGTGGGACATTAAAATTTAATTATGGTGGAACAAAATATGAAGGAAGCTTTTCCACATCTGACAAAACAGGTTGGAAAGTAATTCTTAAAGTCAATTCTTCAGAGTTGCGACAAAATGAAGTACAAGAAATGATAATAACAATAGTATTAATAATAGCCTTGACAATTGTTGCATTATTAATATCAATTAAATTTTCAAAGAGTATAGGTATTAGCATTAATAAGCTAAAAGATGGAATAGAAAAGGCTGCTATGGGAGAATTTAATTCTGATATTAATATTAAAAGTAATATAAAAGAATTTATAGTTTTAGGACAAAGCTTTACAAAAATGAAAAATAACGTTTCAAAGCTTATGTTACATGTAGATGAATCAGTTATAAAAGTAAATGATAATGCTGAAAATTCAGCTAGAACAAGTGAGGATATATCTTCAGTTATGGGACAAGTTTCTAAAACAATAACTGAAATATCATCAGGAACAATGCAGTCAGCTAATAGTTTAGAATATATATCAGGGGATATGCATTCATTATCAAACTCCATGGATAACATAAAGCTTGGAGTAGAAAATGTTAATAATATGGCTAAGAAAACTAATGACCTAGGATCTAAAGGGCTAGAGGTTGTTCATACAGTTATGAATAAATCAAATGCAACTAAAAATAATACTGAAGAAGTTAGAAAAGTAGTAGATGAGGTTTCAGAAAGCATCGTAAAGATTGAAGGAATAAACCAAACAATCAGTTCAATTACTGAACAAACCAATCTTTTAGCATTAAATGCAGCAATAGAGGCTGCAAGGGCTGGAGAAGCAGGTAGAGGATTTGCTGTGGTTTCAGATCAAATAAGAAAGTTAGCAGAAGAGACAGCAGAATCAGCAAAACAAATTGATGAGATAATAAAGGAAATAAATGAAAAAGCTAAACTAGCAGTTTCAAAAGTACATAGCACAACAGAATGTGTTAATTTACAAGAAGAAGCTGTAGTAGAATCACAAGAGATATTTACAGAAATAGTTTCAGCTGTAGGAACATTAAGTACCAAAGTTTACGAGATAGCAGAAGGCGTTGAATCAATAAATAGTATGAAGGATAATGTTGTTAATCAAGTTGAGAATCTTTCATCATTATTAGAAGAAACTGCGGCAGGTACAGAGGAAGTAACAGCTTCAGTTGAAGAAGTAGCAGCATCAACTGATGAGTTTATGAGTAATTTTGGTGAATTAAGGGATACAGCA
- a CDS encoding DL-endopeptidase inhibitor IseA family protein gives MKKIIIITLSILILLGAGYVGYTKYVDYQINQGIKEIVNVQDKQEEKKVINAYRSLLVKYNNNSKIYSSLSSYYLSKDRLDKAVEVLYLGLDTNKDNKSLIEMLKQTLKNASLQDGYLRVDKGSSITQNSTIPVKINRGSNISLKLDMNNNKVNTSEVGYKEVQAKEKYTGINVNVGIEVLEAAGNTMGNNLLGGDMAYKNGWIYYRDPSSKALYKMKEDLSNKTQLDGSVEARYINIIGNNIFFIDSKSEQYGSLVKTDLNGQNKEIIRKNTNYVYIVGEYIYYAEVTGEHNGFDLVCLNKMNFKYEDIEKTIGTSMGTIGVINDKYICSSNRYGSFISLQKSKPTWGDANNYKYFGSAEVYKGEIYGNISAAKIEKNGFGKLDIQNNTQNVTIEDVNSFNCIGKDVYYITEDGIFTASVDGLNPVKLMDIDGEPSDTSLYNLGNKMYVYSSEIKLVEKNQEKAAQQDIPDIKNEDIITLCNNANKLILDLSDKRNSDQFKYNNFSYAGLNEPYSSKEKIRTAFSLYFTKQYMDKFMGGDGFIERNGKLYIIVGDSGIGASYTYTSIKTRQNKGNTIHATAYAKYLFDDSSADDGDIKLKLEDGKWKINSFHGPY, from the coding sequence ATGAAAAAAATCATAATAATTACATTGTCTATCTTAATTTTATTAGGTGCTGGTTATGTAGGTTATACAAAGTACGTAGATTACCAAATCAATCAGGGAATTAAAGAAATAGTAAATGTGCAAGATAAACAAGAAGAGAAGAAAGTGATCAATGCTTATAGAAGTTTGTTGGTTAAATATAATAACAACAGTAAAATTTATTCGTCATTAAGCAGTTACTATTTAAGTAAAGACAGATTAGATAAGGCTGTAGAAGTCTTATATTTAGGCTTAGATACTAATAAGGATAACAAATCATTGATTGAAATGTTAAAGCAAACATTAAAAAATGCATCATTACAAGATGGATATTTAAGGGTTGATAAAGGCAGTTCAATTACTCAGAATAGTACAATTCCTGTAAAAATTAATAGGGGAAGCAACATATCATTAAAGTTAGATATGAATAACAATAAGGTTAATACTTCAGAGGTAGGTTATAAAGAGGTACAAGCTAAAGAAAAATATACAGGTATCAATGTAAATGTAGGTATAGAAGTTTTAGAAGCTGCAGGAAACACTATGGGAAACAATTTACTTGGTGGTGATATGGCTTATAAAAATGGATGGATATATTATAGAGATCCAAGTAGCAAGGCATTATATAAAATGAAGGAAGATTTAAGCAATAAGACACAATTGGATGGAAGTGTAGAGGCAAGATACATAAATATTATAGGAAATAATATATTCTTTATTGATAGTAAAAGTGAACAATACGGTTCCTTAGTCAAGACAGATTTAAATGGACAAAATAAAGAAATTATAAGAAAGAATACTAACTATGTATATATAGTTGGAGAATATATATATTATGCTGAAGTTACAGGTGAACATAATGGATTTGATTTAGTTTGTTTAAATAAAATGAATTTTAAATATGAAGATATTGAAAAAACTATTGGAACAAGCATGGGCACAATTGGAGTAATCAATGATAAATATATTTGTAGCAGTAATAGATATGGTAGTTTTATATCATTACAAAAAAGTAAGCCTACCTGGGGAGATGCTAATAATTATAAATATTTTGGTTCAGCAGAAGTTTACAAGGGTGAGATATATGGTAACATATCTGCAGCTAAAATAGAGAAGAACGGTTTTGGAAAATTAGATATCCAGAATAATACACAAAATGTAACTATAGAAGATGTGAACAGCTTTAATTGTATTGGTAAAGATGTCTATTATATTACTGAAGATGGTATATTTACAGCTTCAGTTGATGGGCTTAATCCAGTTAAATTAATGGATATTGATGGTGAACCTAGTGATACATCTTTATATAATTTAGGTAATAAAATGTATGTGTATTCAAGTGAAATAAAACTAGTAGAGAAAAATCAGGAAAAGGCTGCTCAACAGGATATTCCTGATATAAAAAATGAGGATATAATAACTCTTTGTAATAATGCTAATAAGTTAATTTTAGATTTAAGTGATAAAAGAAATTCAGATCAGTTCAAATATAATAACTTTTCTTATGCAGGTTTAAATGAGCCATACTCAAGTAAAGAGAAAATAAGAACAGCATTTTCTCTTTACTTTACAAAACAATATATGGATAAGTTTATGGGGGGAGACGGTTTTATTGAGCGAAATGGAAAGTTATATATTATAGTTGGTGATTCAGGAATAGGAGCAAGCTACACTTATACTTCTATAAAAACTAGGCAAAATAAGGGGAATACTATCCATGCTACAGCCTATGCTAAATATTTATTTGATGACTCATCAGCAGATGATGGAGATATAAAACTCAAGCTAGAAGATGGCAAGTGGAAAATAAATAGTTTTCATGGTCCATATTAA
- a CDS encoding nitroreductase family protein: protein MMKVDVNKCVGCAQCVKDCFLNAIEIKEGKAEIDNQRCFKCGHCIAVCPKNAVSTDEYNMEEVKEYNKENFAVEADNLLNFIKFRRTTRQFKNKEVETEKIASIIEAGRFTQTGSNMQDVSYTVVMEGLDELKELTLESLKNIGETMLANLTPETMVYKRYAEMWIAMYEEYKKNPKENDKLFFNAPAIIVVTANSQVNGALASSNMELMTNAVGLGTFFSGFFVRAAQGNKKIMDFIGVEEGKEIVTCMVIGYPDVRYFRTVPRKEANVNWK from the coding sequence ATGATGAAAGTAGATGTAAATAAGTGCGTTGGATGTGCACAATGTGTAAAGGACTGTTTTTTAAATGCTATAGAAATTAAAGAGGGAAAGGCTGAGATAGATAATCAAAGATGCTTTAAATGTGGGCATTGTATTGCTGTTTGCCCTAAGAATGCAGTATCAACTGATGAGTACAACATGGAAGAGGTAAAAGAATATAATAAAGAGAATTTTGCAGTTGAAGCTGATAATTTACTTAACTTTATTAAATTTAGAAGAACTACAAGACAGTTTAAAAATAAAGAAGTAGAAACAGAAAAAATAGCTAGTATTATTGAAGCTGGTAGATTTACTCAAACTGGTAGTAATATGCAAGATGTTTCCTATACAGTAGTAATGGAAGGATTAGATGAACTAAAGGAACTGACTTTAGAGAGTTTAAAGAATATTGGAGAAACTATGTTGGCCAATTTGACTCCAGAAACTATGGTATATAAGAGATATGCTGAGATGTGGATTGCTATGTATGAGGAGTATAAAAAGAATCCTAAGGAAAATGACAAGTTATTCTTTAATGCTCCAGCAATTATTGTAGTAACAGCTAATTCTCAAGTTAATGGTGCTTTAGCATCTTCAAATATGGAACTTATGACAAATGCAGTAGGTCTTGGAACTTTCTTTAGTGGGTTCTTTGTAAGAGCAGCACAAGGCAATAAAAAGATAATGGATTTTATAGGCGTAGAAGAAGGAAAAGAAATAGTAACATGTATGGTAATAGGATATCCAGATGTAAGGTATTTTAGAACTGTACCAAGAAAAGAAGCAAACGTAAACTGGAAGTAA
- a CDS encoding LysR family transcriptional regulator, whose protein sequence is MNLQQLEYLKKIAETENFTTAASAASVTQPALSKAISKLEEELNVPLFERNGRNVTLTPFGEVFLRHAEIALSEIEKGIIEIQDMLHPDNSTISIAFTFCIGAYFIPFIISDFSNNFPNTKFQFNNQSNSEILRDLKNGKIHLGFYDDVSEAHNFPEIESIAVKKQEYVLIVPKKHPIANETEVSLKDLKGETFIVFNEGNKDKMLSYKEFLDYTTQISVEPNQANMLSGLVAAGAGITIVPNTPLINTNALSVIKIKEDIGYKTIYMGWLKNSYMSTIAKKFKDYIISSIS, encoded by the coding sequence ATGAATCTACAACAATTAGAATATCTTAAAAAAATAGCTGAAACAGAAAACTTTACAACTGCTGCTTCTGCCGCCTCTGTAACTCAGCCTGCATTAAGTAAAGCAATATCTAAACTAGAGGAAGAATTAAATGTTCCTTTATTTGAACGAAATGGGCGTAATGTTACACTTACACCTTTTGGAGAAGTGTTTCTGAGACATGCTGAAATAGCTCTATCAGAAATTGAAAAAGGAATTATTGAAATACAAGATATGCTACATCCAGATAATAGCACTATTTCTATTGCCTTTACATTTTGTATTGGTGCTTATTTCATACCATTTATAATAAGTGATTTTTCAAATAACTTTCCTAACACAAAATTTCAATTTAATAACCAATCAAATTCTGAAATTTTAAGAGATTTAAAAAATGGCAAAATACATTTAGGCTTTTATGATGATGTATCTGAGGCACATAACTTCCCAGAAATTGAATCAATTGCAGTAAAAAAGCAAGAGTACGTACTCATTGTTCCCAAAAAACATCCTATTGCAAATGAAACAGAAGTGTCCTTAAAAGATCTAAAAGGAGAGACCTTTATAGTTTTTAACGAAGGCAACAAGGATAAAATGCTTTCCTATAAGGAATTCTTAGACTATACTACTCAAATCTCTGTAGAGCCTAACCAAGCTAATATGCTTAGTGGATTGGTAGCCGCAGGTGCCGGTATTACTATTGTCCCTAATACTCCACTAATTAATACTAATGCACTTTCAGTTATAAAAATAAAAGAAGACATTGGATATAAAACAATTTACATGGGATGGCTTAAAAATTCATATATGTCCACTATAGCTAAGAAGTTTAAAGATTATATAATATCATCAATTTCTTAG
- a CDS encoding GH3 auxin-responsive promoter family protein yields MLKESLITSIVSKMLYKVSIDGGALVKRKFNKSTENCRKVNEEVLYKILKKNSRSEFGKKFNFQNISSVQDYKNEVPLTEYSYYEEDIQRMANGEKNILICEDVEYFGHTSGTTGKQKLIPSTKSSRKNASKYMALLTNKFSYDNFKEKWNYGKGLMIADIVMTTYTKGGIPICSATSGGMKGIKHILPYLYTSPIEVMTIKDKESALYLHLLFGLLEVKLLYISGVFISNVLDLFRVLESRHKDLVLDIRKGRINRNLNIDEGTRISLNKLLTPNASRADKLEEEFKKGFKGISSRIWPNLLYIATVAGANFSIYDDKVNYYTDSLPIYSPAYAATEAMIGINPDAYKIKYVIIPNTVFYEFIPISEGGTGKNTLLIDELKVGEKYEIVVTNYAGLYRYKIGDVIKVVGFYNNCPEIEFLYRKNQVLNMAAEKTNEEHLTSAIRSTVKKLDLSLVDYTTMPDNSVTPGRYIFYFEFKDNALRININLLEATLDSELRKSNLAFDRARNNKRLGRVKVILLAPNTFNLIKEQLFSQGISKNQIKIPRVVTNNKTILDIINENRIKI; encoded by the coding sequence ATGCTTAAGGAGAGTCTTATTACGAGTATAGTAAGCAAGATGCTTTATAAAGTTTCTATAGATGGCGGTGCTTTGGTAAAGCGAAAATTTAATAAGAGCACTGAAAACTGTAGAAAGGTCAATGAGGAAGTTTTATATAAAATTTTAAAGAAAAATAGTAGAAGTGAGTTCGGCAAAAAGTTTAATTTTCAAAATATTAGCTCTGTGCAAGATTATAAAAATGAGGTTCCATTAACTGAATACTCTTATTATGAAGAAGATATACAAAGGATGGCAAATGGAGAAAAGAATATTTTAATTTGTGAGGATGTAGAATATTTTGGGCATACATCTGGAACCACAGGCAAGCAAAAGTTAATTCCATCAACTAAAAGTAGCAGGAAGAATGCTTCGAAATATATGGCGTTACTGACCAATAAATTTTCTTATGATAACTTTAAGGAAAAGTGGAATTATGGCAAAGGTTTGATGATAGCAGATATAGTGATGACAACCTACACAAAAGGTGGAATTCCAATTTGTTCAGCTACTTCTGGAGGGATGAAGGGCATAAAACATATATTGCCTTATTTATACACTTCACCTATAGAAGTTATGACGATTAAAGATAAGGAGTCCGCCCTCTATCTTCATTTATTATTTGGATTATTAGAAGTGAAACTTTTATATATTAGTGGGGTTTTTATTTCAAATGTTCTAGATTTGTTTAGGGTTTTGGAGAGTAGGCATAAGGATTTAGTTCTTGATATAAGAAAAGGAAGAATAAATAGAAATTTGAATATAGATGAAGGAACTAGAATTTCATTAAATAAATTACTTACTCCTAATGCAAGTAGAGCTGATAAATTAGAAGAAGAATTTAAGAAAGGATTTAAAGGGATAAGCAGTAGAATATGGCCTAATTTATTATATATTGCAACAGTAGCAGGAGCAAACTTTTCTATATATGACGATAAGGTAAATTACTATACTGATTCACTACCTATTTATTCACCGGCTTATGCAGCTACAGAAGCAATGATTGGAATTAATCCTGATGCTTATAAGATTAAGTATGTTATTATTCCAAACACTGTTTTTTATGAATTTATTCCTATATCAGAAGGGGGAACAGGAAAGAATACACTTCTTATAGATGAATTAAAGGTAGGAGAAAAATATGAAATAGTAGTGACTAATTATGCTGGATTATATAGATATAAAATTGGTGATGTTATAAAAGTAGTTGGTTTTTATAATAATTGTCCTGAAATTGAATTCTTATATAGAAAAAATCAAGTTTTAAATATGGCAGCTGAGAAAACAAATGAGGAACATTTAACAAGTGCAATAAGAAGTACAGTAAAAAAACTTGATTTAAGCTTAGTTGATTACACCACAATGCCAGATAATTCAGTTACGCCGGGAAGATATATTTTTTATTTTGAATTTAAAGATAATGCTTTAAGAATTAATATTAATTTATTAGAGGCAACTTTAGATAGTGAACTTAGAAAATCAAATTTAGCTTTTGATAGAGCTAGAAACAATAAAAGATTAGGTAGGGTAAAGGTAATACTTTTAGCTCCTAATACTTTTAATTTAATAAAGGAACAGTTATTTAGTCAGGGAATCTCTAAAAATCAAATTAAGATTCCCAGGGTAGTTACTAATAACAAAACTATATTAGATATTATTAATGAAAATAGAATAAAAATATAA
- a CDS encoding GNAT family N-acetyltransferase encodes MIRAMEYKDIDAIRKIDKLCFKDDFSRRTEGIEGYIESSDNSSIVYEIDGKVVGFNFIHIWGSFGWFGPFGVDPKYQSQGIGKTMIKHTIKILKEEYKVSTIGLNTMPESQYNVGFYMSLGFTPHKLSLKLQKQLDFKEKFAGNSDYEVEEVNISDESEYINIKNDLKNLSCNILNDFDLTSELYMIKYKNFGTAFKLKVNTKVEGILICYTKFIREFDLKCIQIKVAAIDKNLDYKKAIDSMIDACTKYAEKIGYNSISIDCNTYNEEICNYLISQHKFKIQKTQVMMLMGGDNPFINDKIHLLTRLAG; translated from the coding sequence ATGATAAGAGCTATGGAGTATAAAGACATTGATGCAATAAGAAAAATAGATAAGTTATGCTTTAAGGATGACTTTAGCAGGAGAACAGAAGGGATAGAAGGATATATTGAATCAAGTGATAATTCAAGCATAGTCTATGAAATAGATGGGAAAGTAGTAGGATTCAATTTCATACACATTTGGGGTTCTTTTGGGTGGTTTGGACCTTTTGGAGTTGATCCTAAATATCAAAGTCAGGGCATTGGAAAAACTATGATTAAGCATACTATAAAAATTTTAAAGGAGGAGTATAAAGTATCTACTATAGGGCTTAATACAATGCCAGAGTCCCAGTATAATGTTGGATTTTATATGAGTCTTGGATTTACTCCTCATAAGCTATCACTGAAATTACAAAAACAACTTGATTTCAAAGAAAAATTTGCAGGTAATTCTGATTATGAAGTTGAAGAAGTTAATATTTCTGATGAATCAGAGTATATAAATATTAAGAATGATTTAAAGAATTTATCATGTAATATACTTAATGATTTTGATTTGACTTCTGAGCTGTATATGATTAAGTATAAAAACTTTGGAACTGCATTTAAATTAAAAGTTAATACAAAAGTAGAAGGAATTCTTATTTGTTATACAAAATTCATAAGAGAATTTGATTTGAAATGCATTCAAATTAAGGTAGCAGCTATAGATAAAAACTTAGATTATAAAAAAGCAATAGACTCTATGATAGATGCCTGTACAAAGTATGCTGAAAAAATAGGGTATAACAGTATTTCCATAGATTGCAATACTTATAATGAAGAAATATGCAATTACTTAATTTCACAGCATAAATTTAAAATACAAAAGACGCAAGTTATGATGTTAATGGGTGGAGATAATCCTTTTATAAATGATAAGATACATCTTCTCACTAGATTAGCTGGTTGA
- a CDS encoding YciI family protein has protein sequence MFIVILRYKKLIDEVNNNLEDHIKFLEKYYNLNIFLCSGRQEPRVGGIILCNAKDRTEINTIIKEDPFYKNEIAEYEIIEFIPTKYAEEFEKFVQNIE, from the coding sequence ATGTTTATAGTAATTTTAAGATACAAGAAATTGATTGATGAAGTTAATAACAATCTGGAGGATCATATAAAGTTTCTCGAAAAATATTATAATCTGAATATATTTTTGTGTTCTGGGAGACAGGAACCCAGAGTAGGCGGAATAATATTATGTAATGCTAAAGATAGGACGGAAATAAATACAATAATTAAGGAAGATCCTTTTTATAAGAATGAAATTGCAGAATATGAGATTATCGAATTTATTCCAACTAAGTATGCAGAAGAGTTTGAGAAGTTTGTTCAAAATATAGAATGA
- a CDS encoding PLP-dependent aminotransferase family protein, which produces MSKYKDIVDYIIDEIDSNNIKFNEKMPTIRDLSEKFNCSKQTVVHAYDKLQKEHIVYSIPQSGYYLVDKKEMHSKKANKIINFAAGSPDESILPYEDFQHCLNQAIDIYKGTLFNYSDAKGLPELINTLKTHFQDYQIFCSSDDIFITSGSQQAINILCSMPFPNGKSNVLVEQPTYKGALKALAINKTPVIGIERKSNGLDFEELERKFANDNIKCFYTIPRFSNPLGLSYTNDEKKQIIRLAEKYDVYIIEDDYLADLEYRNNSYPMYYHDISSRVAYIKSFSKILLPGLRIAAVVLPKILRNTFEDYKRWMDLNTSVLSQGALEIYIKSGMFKANRKLLKQTYSERMNEVKKICSESHINNIDCHIPETGFYGYIEFLKGVNINLLIRECNKKYIYIKDLKDDYLNDFFSNDIIKISVGCSGIDEINKGMSDIFKIIQNWY; this is translated from the coding sequence ATGAGTAAATACAAGGATATAGTAGATTATATTATTGATGAGATAGACAGTAATAATATTAAGTTCAACGAAAAAATGCCTACAATTAGAGATTTATCAGAAAAATTCAACTGTAGCAAGCAAACTGTTGTGCATGCTTATGACAAACTTCAAAAAGAACACATTGTCTATTCAATCCCACAAAGTGGCTACTACTTAGTGGATAAAAAAGAAATGCATAGCAAAAAAGCTAATAAAATAATTAACTTTGCAGCTGGCTCCCCAGACGAAAGTATATTGCCATATGAAGACTTTCAACACTGCTTAAATCAAGCTATTGACATATATAAGGGTACTCTTTTCAATTATTCTGATGCCAAAGGACTTCCTGAACTTATCAATACACTAAAAACACATTTTCAAGATTATCAAATATTTTGTTCTTCTGATGATATTTTTATAACTTCAGGATCACAACAAGCAATAAACATACTTTGCAGCATGCCTTTTCCTAATGGTAAGAGCAATGTGCTCGTTGAGCAACCAACATATAAAGGAGCTTTAAAGGCACTTGCTATAAATAAAACTCCTGTTATTGGTATTGAAAGAAAATCTAATGGATTGGATTTTGAAGAACTTGAAAGAAAATTTGCAAATGATAATATAAAATGTTTTTATACAATACCAAGATTCAGCAATCCTCTAGGTCTTAGCTATACCAATGATGAGAAAAAACAAATTATTAGGTTAGCTGAAAAATATGATGTTTATATAATTGAAGATGATTATCTTGCTGATTTGGAATATAGAAATAACTCCTATCCTATGTACTATCATGATATTTCCTCTAGAGTTGCATATATAAAAAGTTTTTCTAAAATACTTCTACCTGGTCTTAGAATTGCTGCAGTTGTGCTTCCTAAGATTTTGAGAAATACTTTTGAAGATTATAAGAGATGGATGGACTTAAACACTTCTGTCTTGTCTCAAGGAGCTTTAGAAATTTACATTAAAAGTGGTATGTTCAAAGCAAATAGAAAATTATTAAAACAAACCTATTCTGAGAGAATGAATGAAGTTAAAAAAATATGTTCTGAATCCCACATAAACAATATTGACTGTCACATACCAGAGACAGGATTTTATGGTTACATTGAATTTCTGAAAGGAGTCAATATAAACTTATTAATTAGAGAATGTAACAAGAAATATATTTATATTAAGGATTTAAAAGATGATTATCTCAATGATTTCTTTAGCAATGATATTATAAAAATAAGTGTTGGCTGCTCTGGAATAGATGAAATCAATAAAGGAATGAGTGATATATTTAAAATAATTCAGAATTGGTATTAA
- a CDS encoding carbon-nitrogen hydrolase family protein, with the protein MKIKIAAVHMNCILGDVDANMDNAKKIVEEAVNNGAELVLFPEFFTSGFAFNPKILDVVVKYEDPQIKLSKWAKEYNVIIGGSYLKYNGEDTLNTFSLTFPNGQVFTHSKDIPTIYEHFCYNDGDENNVLETPIGNIGVALCWEQIRYNTVRRMAGKVDLVLAGSCWWGFCGDDPKGFEELSEFHQELAVNAPIDMAKLLHVPVIHASYNASFEGFNFPKGDKQQTRTIMGATQVIDENAQVICRRLYNEPAEIIYSEVQYNTEPKEVTSIEANKYWIPELPELYLLCWDKINPYCEKYYEQIAKPYYKKYCK; encoded by the coding sequence ATGAAAATTAAAATTGCAGCAGTGCACATGAATTGTATCTTAGGTGACGTAGATGCCAATATGGATAACGCCAAGAAAATAGTAGAGGAGGCAGTTAATAATGGAGCTGAATTAGTACTATTTCCTGAGTTCTTTACTTCAGGGTTTGCCTTTAATCCTAAAATTTTAGATGTAGTGGTAAAGTATGAAGATCCTCAAATTAAACTTAGCAAGTGGGCCAAAGAATATAATGTAATTATAGGAGGCTCCTATTTGAAATACAATGGAGAGGATACTTTAAATACCTTTAGTTTAACTTTTCCTAATGGTCAAGTATTTACCCACAGTAAGGATATACCAACTATTTATGAGCATTTTTGTTATAATGACGGAGATGAAAATAATGTGTTAGAAACACCTATTGGCAATATTGGAGTGGCCTTATGCTGGGAACAAATTAGATATAATACAGTAAGAAGGATGGCGGGGAAAGTTGACTTAGTGTTAGCAGGTTCATGTTGGTGGGGGTTCTGTGGGGATGATCCCAAGGGATTTGAAGAACTATCAGAGTTTCACCAAGAACTAGCAGTAAATGCGCCTATTGATATGGCAAAATTATTGCATGTACCCGTTATTCATGCTAGCTATAATGCTTCCTTTGAAGGATTTAATTTTCCTAAAGGAGACAAGCAACAAACTCGTACTATTATGGGAGCAACTCAGGTTATAGACGAAAATGCACAGGTTATCTGTAGAAGATTATATAATGAACCAGCAGAAATTATTTATTCAGAGGTACAATATAATACAGAGCCTAAAGAAGTAACTTCTATAGAAGCAAACAAGTATTGGATTCCAGAACTACCAGAATTATATTTACTATGCTGGGATAAAATTAATCCTTACTGTGAAAAGTATTATGAACAGATAGCAAAACCATACTATAAAAAATATTGTAAGTAA